The following are encoded together in the Humulus lupulus chromosome 5, drHumLupu1.1, whole genome shotgun sequence genome:
- the LOC133779980 gene encoding probable E3 ubiquitin-protein ligase ARI8 — MRSISSITSTDTVNTNSCNPYALPIASIHADVVTKATGATGSPPANDDTTRLSNANAVNPNSGSHDMEEREINPSPTSSLRSLSKNIGVCTAEDVSYSKKVLGESKLFIVSGDRIMTSSKDVSTTAEAGILANSKPCPKCKRPIEKNQGCMHITCTPPCKFEFCWLCLGAWSNHGERTGSFYACNRYETAKQEGVYDEAEKRREMAKNSLERYTHYYERWATNQSSRQKALADLQQMQSVHLEKLSDIQCQPESQLKFITEPWLQIVECRRVLKWTYAYGYYLPEHEHAKRQFFEYLQGEAESGLERLHQCAEKELHVYLNAEGQSKDFNEFCTKLAGLTR, encoded by the exons ATGCGAAGCATCTCTTCCATCACCTCCACTGACACAGTCAACACAAACTCCTGCAATCCCTATGCTCTGCCAATTGCTTCTATTCATGCTGACGTAGTAACAAAAGCAACGGGGGCAACCGGTTCCCCACCTGCTAATGACGACACCACAAGGCTATCAAATGCCAACGCAGTTAATCCCAACTCAGGGAGTCACGACATGGAAGAACGAGAAATCAACCCTTCGCCAACATCCTCACTTAGATCACTCAGCAAAAACATTGGCGTCTGCACCGCAGAAGACGTCAGCTACTCTAAGAAGGTGTTGGGTGAGTCAAAGTTGTTCATCGTCTCTGGGGATAGGATAATGACCTCCTCTAAGGACGTCTCTACTACTGCAGAGGCGGG GATATTGGCTAATTCTAAACCCTGTCCAAAGTGCAAACGGCCGATTGAGAAAAACCAAGGGTGTATGCATATTACTTGCACTCCACCTTGTAAATTTGAGTTTTGTTG GCTCTGCCTTGGTGCTTGGTCGAACCATGGTGAGAGGACTGGCAGTTTTTATGCATGCAATCGTTACGAAACAGCAAAGCAAGAGGGAGTG TATGATGAAGCTGAGAAAAGAAGAGAGATGGCCAAGAACTCGCTAGAGAGGTATACTCATTATTACGAAAGATGGGCAACTAACCAATCG TCTAGGCAAAAAGCACTTGCAGACTTACAGCAAATGCAGAGCGTGCAT cTTGAGAAGCTGAGTGACATACAGTGCCAACCTGAGTCACAGCTAAAGTTCATAACAGAGCCCTGGCTTCAG atcgTTGAGTGCAGGCGTGTTTTGAAATGGACATATGCTTATGGATATTATTTACCAGAGCATGAACATGCCAAGAGACAGTTCTTTGAGTACTTGCAAG GTGAGGCAGAGTCTGGGTTGGAAAGACTTCATCAATGTGCAGAAAAGGAGCTACATGTTTACCTTAATGCAGAGGGCCAATCAAAAGACTTCAATGAGTTTTGCACAAAACTTGCTGGACTGACCAGGTAG